One Ictalurus punctatus breed USDA103 chromosome 21, Coco_2.0, whole genome shotgun sequence genomic window carries:
- the hnrnpa1a gene encoding heterogeneous nuclear ribonucleoprotein A1a, whose product MSKETPREPEQMRKLFIGGLSFETTDESLRAHFEQWGALTDCVVMRDPNTKRSRGFGFVTYSSVNEVDAAMDARPHKVDGRAVEPKRAVSREDSSRPGAHSTVKKIFVGGIKEDTDEEHLRDYFIQFGKIEEVNIMTEKNSDKRRGFAFVTFDDHDSVDRIVIQKYHTVNGHNCEVRKALSREEMNRVSMNNRGGRGGGGGNFGGRGGGGGGGGYGGGYGGGGRGGYGDGDGYGGNGGYGGGGPGYGGNRGYGGGGGSGYGNQGGGSGGYGGGGYDNYNGGGGGGNYGGGNFGGGGDYNDFGNYNNQSSSNYGPMKGGNYGGGGRSGGGPYGGGYGGGSGGSYGGGSGGRRF is encoded by the exons ATGTCTAAAGAG ACGCCTCGCGAGCCCGAGCAGATGCGAAAGCTCTTCATCGGGGGTCTGAGCTTCGAGACAACAGATGAGAGCCTCCGGGCGCATTTCGAACAATGGGGAGCCCTGACAGACTGCGTG GTGATGAGGGATCCGAACACTAAGAGGTCGAGGGGGTTCGGCTTCGTGACCTACAGCTCGGTGAACGAAGTCGACGCGGCGATGGACGCTCGGCCTCACAAAGTGGACGGGAGAGCTGTCGAGCCCAAAAGAGCCGTCTCACGAGAG GACTCGAGCAGGCCGGGCGCTCATTCCACGGTGAAGAAGATCTTCGTCGGAGGAATCAAAGAGGACACAGACGAGGAGCACCTGCGCGACTACTTCATCCAGTTCGGCAAAATCGAGGAAGTGAACATCATGACCGAGAAGAACAGCGACAAGAGGAGGGGCTTCGCCTTCGTTACGTTCGACGACCATGACTCAGTGGACAGGATAGTCA TTCAGAAGTATCACACAGTGAACGGTCACAACTGTGAAGTCAGGAAAGCGCTTTCCAGAGAAGAGATGAACAGAGTTTCCATGAACAACAGAG GTGGCCGCGGCGGCGGTGGAGGAAACTTTGGCGGTCGGGGAggcggaggaggaggtggtggataCGGAG GTGGATACGGAGGTGGTGGACGTGGCGGATATGGAGACGGGGACGGATACGGAGGAAACG GTGGCTATGGTGGAGGTGGTCCTGGTTATGGTGGTAACCGTGGGtacggaggaggaggaggcagtGGCTACGGCAACCAGGGTGGCGGCAGCGGTGGATATGGCGGCGGAGGATACGACAACTACAACGGTGGAGGAGGCGGAGGGAACTATGGAGGAG GAAACTTCGGCGGCGGCGGCGACTACAATGACTTCGGCAACTACAACAATCAGTCGTCGTCTAATTACGGCCCGATGAAGGGTGGAAACTATGGCGGCGGAGGCAGGAGCGGCGGTGGTCCGTATGGTG GCGGTTATGGAGGTGGTTCTGGTGGTAGTTACGGAGGTGGATCTGGAGGAAGGAGGTTCTAA